The following proteins are co-located in the Diorhabda carinulata isolate Delta chromosome 4, icDioCari1.1, whole genome shotgun sequence genome:
- the LOC130893376 gene encoding uncharacterized protein LOC130893376 isoform X3, producing the protein MFSKEDWVLLDAMGTGPTPACHGKFLTMHKRRRKKLTTRSLAQDHAILDDIHHGQVQRILDRCGKWAFNAFTLETVAGGRSLPVLCVHLFHWYGLLDYFHLDVVRVWKLFTLIEEGYHSTNPYHNSIHATDVTQAMHCFLQEERIRRHVTPLEIMASLIGAVAHDLDHPGVNQHFLISTSNHLAILYQNKSVLENHHWRSAVGCLLESGVAEQLTPYRDELEKQIRDLILATDINRQNEFLTKFKKHLDEGTLDLKKPEHRQFIMQIALKCADISNPTRPWDISRKWSLKVCDEFFRQGEFERKLNLPVTSICDKQSTSVAKIQVGFFKNVVSPLFAEWHRFMKSTLSTHMMNILDDNQKRWEAQEKAEQAEETQTELSDADPEVVSEEEDEQLSTKTSGTHSIQEYISPPPRDIRRQSLAVPTLESLGVRRHSVPVNMDQSLPRTIYRRESLPTGRGIPFGRSPVSPQTESRASSGLREEDELLRYGSQSDASSSSPLHSSEEQPERPLSAENLLPEPSIASMTSNTAVSRLTSVLQGNTLPPTKCLTRQQTFPPPQPYMRMRYMSATAEMSTCTETPYEGDSRSNSSHGSHEHISNNLSSIPQYTIPAIAVLSPNNSRPPDLLLPEATLPTPPAQKTFANNKRETEAVEKEKTCKMVKLSEPGQRYEKENVDPRRLAATSLGKRRGSAPVSLPLSKPEEKNPPAGGGLLMSDTQSLRRGSVPNEFAHFHFVDDENLEQPLITSVETKSYSQFPRRGSAPTDLPPIFGGAGERREQLTRHTSLNGKAGRRKKQLKRRSSGGPETVLLPESHSEIISRLFLHRRPESSEALLVRRRGSLPIEVLTVGHSVF; encoded by the exons aGAATTCTTGACCGATGCGGTAAATGGGCGTTTAATGCCTTTACTTTAGAAACAGTTGCCGGTGGAAGATCGCTGCCCGTTTTATGTGTTCACCTTTTCCACTGGTACGGACTATTAGATTACTTCCATTTAGATGTCGTACGAGTATGGAAGCTATTTA CTCTTATAGAAGAAGGATATCATAGTACGAATCCTTATCACAATTCCATTCACGCGACTGATGTAACTCAAGCAATGCATTGTTTTTTACAGGAAGAACGG ataaggCGTCACGTGACACCTTTAGAAATTATGGCATCACTGATTGGTGCGGTTGCTCATGACTTAGATCATCCTGGTGTTAATCAGCATTTCCTCATTTCCACTTCGAATCATCTTGCCATTTTGTATCAA AATAAATCGGTTTTGGAAAATCATCATTGGAGATCAGCAGTCGGTTGTCTTTTGGAAAGTGGTGTCGCTGAACAACTTACACCTTATAGAGATGAACTGGAAAAACAGATACGTGATCTCATTTTAGCCACGGATATTAATAGACAAAACGAATTCTTAACCAAATTTAAA AAACATCTAGACGAAGGCACTTTAGACTTGAAAAAGCCCGAACATAGACAGTTCATTATGCAAATAGCCTTAAAGTGCGCGGATATTTCGAATCCCACCCGGCCTTGGGATATATCCAGGAAATGGAGTTTAAAAGTCTGCGACGAATTCTTCAGACAAGGGGAATTCGAGAGGAAACTGAATCTTCCTGTGACTTCCATATGTGATAAGCAATCCACTTCTGTTGCCAAAATTCAAGTCg gATTTTTCAAAAACGTAGTGAGTCCGTTATTCGCTGAATGGCACAGATTTATGAAAAGCACACTTTCAACGCACATGATGAACATTTTGGACGATAATCAAAAAAGATGGGAAGCTCAAGAAAAGGCCGAACAAGCCGAAGAAACTCAAACGGAATTATCGGACGCAGATCCGGAAGTAGTaagtgaagaagaagatgaaCAACTGTCGACAAAAACCTCAGGAACTCATAGCATACAAGAATATATATCGCCTCCTCCAAG AGACATCAGAAGACAATCACTAGCTGTTCCGACGTTAGAATCGTTAGGAGTAAGAAGACATTCTGTACCAGTAAATATGGATCAATCACTGCCACGAACAATATATAGAAGAGAGAGCCTACCGACAGGTAGAGGTATCCCGTTCGGTAGATCGCCCGTAAGCCCCCAGACTGAATCAAGAGCTTCCAGTGGCCTTAGGGAGGAAGACGAATTGTTACGGTATGGCTCACAATCTGACGCATCTTCTTCTAGTCCGCTTCATTCGTCAG AAGAACAACCAGAGAGGCCTTTAAGTGCTGAAAATCTACTACCAGAACCGAGCATAGCGTCCATGACAAGTAATACCGCTGTTAGTAGACTAACATCTGTCCTACAAGGCAACACCTTACCCCCAACTAAGTGTTTAACGAGACAACAAACTTTTCCCCCGCCTCAACCGTACATGCGAATGAGATACATGTCTGCTACAGCTGAAATGAGTACCTGCACAGAAACCCCATACGAAG GTGATAGTCGTTCGAACTCGTCTCACGGTTCCCATGAACACATATCAAATAATCTGAGCTCTATACCTCAGTACACTATACCAGCAATAGCTGTATTGAGTCCAAACAACAGTCGACCTCCGGATCTTCTATTACCGGAAGCGACGTTACCGACACCTCCGGCCCAAAAGACGTTCGCTAATAACAAAAGGGAAACGGAGGCGGTAGAAAAGGAGAAGACCTGCAAGATGGTTAAGCTGTCCGAACCAGGACAGAGATACGAGAAGGAGAATGTCGACCCCAGGAGATTAGCTGCGACG AGTCTAGGTAAACGGAGGGGTTCAGCTCCAGTGTCGCTTCCATTATCAAAACCCGAGGAAAAAAATCCCCCTGCAGGCGGGGGGCTTTTAATGTCCGATACACAATCCTTGAGAAGAGGATCAGTGCCAAATGAATTTGCTCATTTTC ATTTCGTCGATGACGAAAACCTCGAACAACCTCTTATAACTTCAGTGGAAACAAAGTCGTACTCACAATTTCCACGACGAGGTTCCGCGCCGACTGACCTACCCCCAATATTTGGCGGAGCCGGCGAAAGACGCGAACAACTCACAAGACATACTAGTCTTAACG GTAAAGCgggaagaagaaaaaaacaattgaagagGAGAAGTTCGGGCGGGCCCGAAACCGTTCTCCTACCGGAATCCCATTCTGAGATTATATCTCGACTTTTTCTACATCGGAGACCTGAAAGTTCCGAAGCGCTGCTGGTTCGGCGAAGAGGATCACTGCCTATTGAAGTCCTGACTGTTGGGCACTCCG tGTTTTGA
- the LOC130893376 gene encoding uncharacterized protein LOC130893376 isoform X2, whose amino-acid sequence MIFPGLPAQSEIPVLQRMFSKEDWVLLDAMGTGPTPACHGKFLTMHKRRRKKLTTRSLAQDHAILDDIHHGQVQRILDRCGKWAFNAFTLETVAGGRSLPVLCVHLFHWYGLLDYFHLDVVRVWKLFTLIEEGYHSTNPYHNSIHATDVTQAMHCFLQEERIRRHVTPLEIMASLIGAVAHDLDHPGVNQHFLISTSNHLAILYQNKSVLENHHWRSAVGCLLESGVAEQLTPYRDELEKQIRDLILATDINRQNEFLTKFKKHLDEGTLDLKKPEHRQFIMQIALKCADISNPTRPWDISRKWSLKVCDEFFRQGEFERKLNLPVTSICDKQSTSVAKIQVGFFKNVVSPLFAEWHRFMKSTLSTHMMNILDDNQKRWEAQEKAEQAEETQTELSDADPEVVSEEEDEQLSTKTSGTHSIQEYISPPPRDIRRQSLAVPTLESLGVRRHSVPVNMDQSLPRTIYRRESLPTGRGIPFGRSPVSPQTESRASSGLREEDELLRYGSQSDASSSSPLHSSEEQPERPLSAENLLPEPSIASMTSNTAVSRLTSVLQGNTLPPTKCLTRQQTFPPPQPYMRMRYMSATAEMSTCTETPYEGDSRSNSSHGSHEHISNNLSSIPQYTIPAIAVLSPNNSRPPDLLLPEATLPTPPAQKTFANNKRETEAVEKEKTCKMVKLSEPGQRYEKENVDPRRLAATSLGKRRGSAPVSLPLSKPEEKNPPAGGGLLMSDTQSLRRGSVPNEFAHFHFVDDENLEQPLITSVETKSYSQFPRRGSAPTDLPPIFGGAGERREQLTRHTSLNGKAGRRKKQLKRRSSGGPETVLLPESHSEIISRLFLHRRPESSEALLVRRRGSLPIEVLTVGHSVF is encoded by the exons aGAATTCTTGACCGATGCGGTAAATGGGCGTTTAATGCCTTTACTTTAGAAACAGTTGCCGGTGGAAGATCGCTGCCCGTTTTATGTGTTCACCTTTTCCACTGGTACGGACTATTAGATTACTTCCATTTAGATGTCGTACGAGTATGGAAGCTATTTA CTCTTATAGAAGAAGGATATCATAGTACGAATCCTTATCACAATTCCATTCACGCGACTGATGTAACTCAAGCAATGCATTGTTTTTTACAGGAAGAACGG ataaggCGTCACGTGACACCTTTAGAAATTATGGCATCACTGATTGGTGCGGTTGCTCATGACTTAGATCATCCTGGTGTTAATCAGCATTTCCTCATTTCCACTTCGAATCATCTTGCCATTTTGTATCAA AATAAATCGGTTTTGGAAAATCATCATTGGAGATCAGCAGTCGGTTGTCTTTTGGAAAGTGGTGTCGCTGAACAACTTACACCTTATAGAGATGAACTGGAAAAACAGATACGTGATCTCATTTTAGCCACGGATATTAATAGACAAAACGAATTCTTAACCAAATTTAAA AAACATCTAGACGAAGGCACTTTAGACTTGAAAAAGCCCGAACATAGACAGTTCATTATGCAAATAGCCTTAAAGTGCGCGGATATTTCGAATCCCACCCGGCCTTGGGATATATCCAGGAAATGGAGTTTAAAAGTCTGCGACGAATTCTTCAGACAAGGGGAATTCGAGAGGAAACTGAATCTTCCTGTGACTTCCATATGTGATAAGCAATCCACTTCTGTTGCCAAAATTCAAGTCg gATTTTTCAAAAACGTAGTGAGTCCGTTATTCGCTGAATGGCACAGATTTATGAAAAGCACACTTTCAACGCACATGATGAACATTTTGGACGATAATCAAAAAAGATGGGAAGCTCAAGAAAAGGCCGAACAAGCCGAAGAAACTCAAACGGAATTATCGGACGCAGATCCGGAAGTAGTaagtgaagaagaagatgaaCAACTGTCGACAAAAACCTCAGGAACTCATAGCATACAAGAATATATATCGCCTCCTCCAAG AGACATCAGAAGACAATCACTAGCTGTTCCGACGTTAGAATCGTTAGGAGTAAGAAGACATTCTGTACCAGTAAATATGGATCAATCACTGCCACGAACAATATATAGAAGAGAGAGCCTACCGACAGGTAGAGGTATCCCGTTCGGTAGATCGCCCGTAAGCCCCCAGACTGAATCAAGAGCTTCCAGTGGCCTTAGGGAGGAAGACGAATTGTTACGGTATGGCTCACAATCTGACGCATCTTCTTCTAGTCCGCTTCATTCGTCAG AAGAACAACCAGAGAGGCCTTTAAGTGCTGAAAATCTACTACCAGAACCGAGCATAGCGTCCATGACAAGTAATACCGCTGTTAGTAGACTAACATCTGTCCTACAAGGCAACACCTTACCCCCAACTAAGTGTTTAACGAGACAACAAACTTTTCCCCCGCCTCAACCGTACATGCGAATGAGATACATGTCTGCTACAGCTGAAATGAGTACCTGCACAGAAACCCCATACGAAG GTGATAGTCGTTCGAACTCGTCTCACGGTTCCCATGAACACATATCAAATAATCTGAGCTCTATACCTCAGTACACTATACCAGCAATAGCTGTATTGAGTCCAAACAACAGTCGACCTCCGGATCTTCTATTACCGGAAGCGACGTTACCGACACCTCCGGCCCAAAAGACGTTCGCTAATAACAAAAGGGAAACGGAGGCGGTAGAAAAGGAGAAGACCTGCAAGATGGTTAAGCTGTCCGAACCAGGACAGAGATACGAGAAGGAGAATGTCGACCCCAGGAGATTAGCTGCGACG AGTCTAGGTAAACGGAGGGGTTCAGCTCCAGTGTCGCTTCCATTATCAAAACCCGAGGAAAAAAATCCCCCTGCAGGCGGGGGGCTTTTAATGTCCGATACACAATCCTTGAGAAGAGGATCAGTGCCAAATGAATTTGCTCATTTTC ATTTCGTCGATGACGAAAACCTCGAACAACCTCTTATAACTTCAGTGGAAACAAAGTCGTACTCACAATTTCCACGACGAGGTTCCGCGCCGACTGACCTACCCCCAATATTTGGCGGAGCCGGCGAAAGACGCGAACAACTCACAAGACATACTAGTCTTAACG GTAAAGCgggaagaagaaaaaaacaattgaagagGAGAAGTTCGGGCGGGCCCGAAACCGTTCTCCTACCGGAATCCCATTCTGAGATTATATCTCGACTTTTTCTACATCGGAGACCTGAAAGTTCCGAAGCGCTGCTGGTTCGGCGAAGAGGATCACTGCCTATTGAAGTCCTGACTGTTGGGCACTCCG tGTTTTGA
- the LOC130893378 gene encoding polyglutamylase complex subunit TTLL1-like has protein sequence MKVAFCTDLDKSVVLANCEKRNWVQVGPDDEWNIYWAGTLTCRSLFSVDSGYRMSDNQIINHFPNHYEISRKDLLVKNIKRYRRDLEKEGNPLAERGDSKYIYLDFIPVTFVLPADYNMFVEEYRKAPQSTWIMKPCGRSQGAGIFLINKLSKLKRWSRESKTPFQQQLTKESYVISKYIDNPLLIGGKKFDLRLYVLVTSFRPLKAYQFRLGFCRFCTVKYDSSVAELDNMYVHLTNVSVQKHGGEYNSLHGGKLSVQNLRLHLESTRGKKVTEKLFDQISWLIIHSLKAIAPVIATDRHCFECYGYDIIIDNKLKPWLIEVNASPSLTSTTANDRILKHKLLDNIFNIVIPPSGMPDVRWNKIPTAQALGDFELLIDEDLISQGEPGSDMNSRAGKWR, from the coding sequence ATGAAAGTCGCTTTTTGCACAGATTTAGATAAAAGCGTCGTTCTGGCAAATTGTGAGAAACGTAATTGGGTGCAAGTAGGTCCGGACGACGAATGGAATATATACTGGGCTGGTACGTTAACATGTCGAAGTCTTTTCAGCGTGGACAGCGGTTATAGAATGAGCGACAACCAAATAATCAATCATTTTCCTAATCATTACGAGATTTCTCGAAAAGATTTAttagtgaaaaatataaaacgatatCGGAGAGACCTGGAGAAAGAAGGAAACCCTTTGGCCGAAAGAGGTGattcgaaatatatttatttagatttcaTACCTGTTACGTTTGTATTGCCTGCCGATTATAATATGTTCGTAGAAGAGTATAGAAAAGCTCCGCAGAGTACGTGGATCATGAAACCGTGCGGACGGTCTCAAGGAGCTGGtatatttctcataaataaattatcgaAGTTAAAACGATGGTCTCGAGAATCTAAAACGCCTTTCCAGCAACAACTCACTAAGGAAAGTTACgtcatatcaaaatatatcgATAATCCTCTTTTAATTGGTGGCAAAAAATTCGATTTAAGACTTTATGTTCTCGTCACTTCCTTTCGACCTTTGAAAGCGTATCAATTCCGACTGGGTTTTTGTAGATTTTGCACCGTTAAATATGATTCCAGCGTTGCCGAATTAGATAATATGTACGTCCATTTAACGAATGTTTCAGTTCAAAAACACGGCGGAGAATATAATTCTTTACACGGCGGTAAACTCAGCGTGCAGAATTTACGATTACATTTAGAAAGTACTAGAGGAAAGAAAGTAAccgaaaaattatttgatcagATAAGTTGGTTGATAATTCATTCTTTGAAAGCGATAGCTCCGGTTATAGCAACTGATCGACATTGTTTCGAATGTTACGGTTACGATATCATTATAGATAACAAACTTAAGCCGTGGTTGATTGAGGTGAACGCTTCCCCGTCTCTTACATCGACCACTGCTAATGATAGAATTCTGAAACATAAActtttagataatatttttaatatagttaTACCGCCTTCTGGTATGCCAGACGTTAGATGGAATAAAATACCTACTGCTCAAGCTTTGGGAGATTTTGAACTTTTGATTGACGAAGATTTGATTAGTCAAGGAGAACCTGGGAGTGATATGAATAGCAGGGCCGGAAAATGGAGATAA